From one Lotus japonicus ecotype B-129 chromosome 3, LjGifu_v1.2 genomic stretch:
- the LOC130743599 gene encoding uncharacterized protein LOC130743599, which translates to MSQFAAVPPPTPSPAASTHPFMQNMVRFRHTCKTKWLVKVNKHLTDAQRSRIQRTPFHSLMEMPEKLRTNCILLSNLASRWEENRFGFKIQDNVVSFTPLDVCFSLGLRLVGLNVNYNGDEDAECHTKGLFKGEEITVKTIVKQLRRHKSDDKVDDFCRLYILLGFEGNQFLQFWDEYSA; encoded by the exons ATGTCTCAATTTGCTGCTGTTCCTCCTCCCACACCAAGCCCAGCTGCATCCACTCACCCATTTATGCAAAATATG gtaCGTTTTAGGCACACTTGTAAGACAAAGTGGCTTGTTAAGGTGAATAAGCATCTAACAGATGCCCAAAGGTCTCGAATTCAGAGAACCCCGTTTCACTCGTTAATGGAAATGCCCGAAAAATTACGTACCAATTGCATATTGTTGTCTAACTTAGCGAGTCGGTGGGAGGAGAACCGTTTCGGTTTTAAAATACAAGATAATGTAGTGTCTTTTACTCCACTAGATGTATGTTTCTCACTAGGATTGCGTCTAGTTGGACTAAATGTGAATTACAATGGAGATGAAGATGCTGAATGCCATACCAAAGGTTTATTTAAGGGGGAAGAAATAACAGTTAAGACAATAGTTAAGCAACTAAGGAGGCATAAAAGTGATGACAAGGTTGATGACTTTTGTAGGCTATATATCCTTCTTGGatttgaag